A portion of the Sphingobacterium spiritivorum genome contains these proteins:
- a CDS encoding SusC/RagA family TonB-linked outer membrane protein: MRKFLLFSVALGLSLPFSEAHAGNVKGNALVREATSYMSSNLRMEQGTVQGTVSGPDGPLAGVTVSVVGTTTSTQTDANGQFRLTAPIGAKVRFSSVGFTSKDLTVTSNTLNVTLTSDESTLDEVVVVGYGTQKKGNLTGAVSTINVKENLQSRPIADVGRAIQGTTPGLSVTIPSGEVGSDPRIRIRGAISSMQGNSNPLILLDNVEIPSIQYVNPEDIESISVLKDAAASSIYGAKAAFGVILITSKTGGTQEKININYSNNFSFQNPFKKYEMGRVNALKYTMDALDRIGAVETGAFYKVNRESYEKAVEWDKKYGSTIGANDPTVYGRDWYVNPGDPTKKYGVRTYDPYDYMIREWAPTQTHNLSLNGNLNKTKYTMSFGSLNQSGMLKPGDSDKFKRYNAALRVSSELNKYLTVRGGAMFAQRNKTYPYATNSTTADPWLYMYRWSSLYPMGNDENGNPIRSPWSENSVANDASMLRNYINLNAGATVNIMKNWKVDIDYTFTNEDYSWRRNGTRYTAANSWVAAKQRFDKDGKPVYVNSDGQTVAATDPGAILAYDLSKDTYTANGSAQDHIYMRSENERRHTVNAFTTYQLNLNDAHDFKFMLGLNRVTTDGQYHWTQRADLIDITNPQFDLAVGQVTGSGGESWDSQLGYFGRINYAFKNKYLVEANLRYDGSSKFPTDLKWRWFPSFSAGWVASEESFMEWAKPTLSNLKFRGSWGIIGNQAVPSDLYIANMTAGQTGWIANGALTNSVGTPKLNVPSVTWEDLETLDFGVDARFFQNKLGLTFDWYQKKTNNMFAPMEGTTWTLGAAAPFGNYGTLTTKGFELAIDFNHRFENGLGINLRANIDDAKSVFSGYTSQRGTGLNYDGRVYGDIWGYETDRLYQYDDFVLDGNGKPQLVSLTPEMSKYNTSGGGKAYLLKDGPNGEKAVYQPRFQNSTNFYFGPGDVKFKDLNGDGEIDNGNGTVENPGDMRIIGNSTPRYQYGFRIGADYKGFDLSAFFQGVGQRSVWGVGFLAIPGFNVSDGAMPASFVNDYWTPDNQDAFYPAAFNNAGTLNVNNMQVQSRYLLDMSYLRVKNLTLGYTIPRNVLERVKINNLRVYVSLENFFTWDKLNGLPIDPEEVEGESIFNPTSSRSQISFDANSYNGGRTGVGTPSFKSASFGIQLNF, encoded by the coding sequence ATGAGAAAATTTCTACTATTTTCTGTTGCTCTAGGATTATCCTTACCGTTTTCGGAAGCACATGCCGGAAATGTAAAAGGTAATGCACTCGTCCGCGAAGCAACTTCGTACATGAGTTCGAATCTACGAATGGAGCAAGGGACGGTTCAAGGGACAGTATCCGGTCCGGATGGACCATTGGCGGGTGTTACTGTCTCTGTGGTGGGAACCACTACTTCTACACAAACGGATGCCAATGGGCAGTTCCGTCTTACAGCTCCTATCGGAGCTAAGGTCCGTTTTTCAAGTGTAGGATTTACATCTAAAGATCTGACTGTTACATCCAACACCTTAAATGTAACTCTGACGAGTGATGAGTCCACACTTGATGAGGTCGTTGTTGTAGGATACGGTACACAGAAAAAAGGGAATCTAACCGGAGCTGTGTCTACTATCAATGTGAAAGAAAACCTGCAGAGCAGGCCTATCGCTGACGTCGGTCGTGCTATACAGGGAACAACTCCCGGATTGAGTGTTACTATACCGAGCGGTGAAGTTGGCTCTGATCCAAGGATCAGAATCCGTGGTGCAATTTCTTCTATGCAGGGAAACAGTAATCCATTAATCTTATTGGATAATGTGGAAATTCCAAGCATTCAGTATGTCAATCCGGAAGATATCGAATCGATCTCTGTACTGAAAGATGCTGCTGCATCTTCTATTTATGGAGCAAAAGCTGCTTTTGGTGTTATTCTCATTACGAGTAAGACGGGTGGCACGCAGGAAAAAATCAACATTAACTACTCTAACAACTTTTCTTTCCAAAACCCTTTCAAAAAATATGAAATGGGACGTGTCAATGCATTGAAATATACAATGGATGCATTGGACCGTATCGGCGCGGTAGAAACAGGAGCGTTTTATAAAGTAAACCGCGAGAGTTATGAAAAAGCGGTAGAATGGGATAAAAAATACGGATCCACTATCGGCGCTAATGATCCGACGGTATATGGTCGTGACTGGTATGTAAACCCGGGAGATCCGACTAAGAAGTATGGTGTACGTACCTACGATCCATATGATTATATGATCCGTGAATGGGCGCCTACACAGACACATAACTTGTCACTGAATGGTAATCTGAATAAAACTAAGTATACCATGTCTTTTGGTTCACTGAATCAGAGCGGTATGTTGAAACCCGGTGATTCGGATAAATTCAAAAGATACAATGCAGCTTTACGTGTGAGTTCGGAGTTGAATAAATACCTGACTGTACGTGGAGGTGCCATGTTTGCGCAACGGAATAAGACGTATCCGTATGCCACCAACTCTACTACAGCCGATCCATGGTTGTACATGTACAGATGGAGTTCTTTATATCCGATGGGGAATGACGAAAACGGAAATCCGATTCGCAGCCCATGGAGTGAAAACTCTGTTGCAAATGATGCCAGCATGTTGCGCAATTATATCAACTTAAATGCAGGTGCAACGGTCAATATCATGAAAAACTGGAAAGTAGATATTGACTATACTTTCACAAATGAAGACTACAGCTGGAGAAGAAACGGAACCCGTTATACAGCAGCCAATTCATGGGTTGCTGCAAAGCAAAGATTTGATAAAGACGGTAAACCGGTATATGTAAACAGTGACGGACAGACTGTCGCTGCTACAGATCCGGGAGCGATATTGGCATATGATCTTTCAAAAGATACGTATACTGCTAACGGATCTGCTCAGGATCATATCTATATGCGTTCAGAAAATGAGCGCAGACATACAGTGAATGCATTCACCACTTATCAGCTGAATCTGAATGATGCACATGATTTCAAATTTATGCTGGGACTTAACAGGGTGACTACAGACGGACAATACCACTGGACACAACGTGCAGATCTGATCGATATCACTAATCCTCAGTTTGACCTGGCCGTGGGACAAGTTACCGGTAGCGGAGGTGAATCATGGGATTCTCAACTGGGATATTTTGGGCGTATCAACTATGCCTTTAAAAACAAATATCTGGTAGAAGCGAATCTGCGTTATGATGGTTCTTCTAAATTTCCAACGGATTTGAAATGGAGATGGTTTCCATCCTTTTCTGCAGGTTGGGTAGCTTCAGAAGAAAGTTTTATGGAATGGGCTAAGCCTACATTAAGTAATCTGAAGTTCAGAGGATCCTGGGGTATTATCGGAAATCAGGCTGTTCCTTCCGATCTGTATATCGCAAATATGACTGCAGGACAGACAGGTTGGATTGCGAATGGTGCGTTGACCAATTCGGTGGGAACGCCTAAGTTGAATGTGCCTTCAGTAACCTGGGAAGATCTGGAAACATTGGATTTTGGTGTGGATGCCCGTTTCTTCCAAAACAAATTGGGTTTAACATTTGACTGGTATCAGAAGAAAACAAATAACATGTTTGCTCCTATGGAGGGAACGACCTGGACCTTGGGTGCTGCCGCTCCATTCGGAAACTACGGTACATTGACAACGAAAGGTTTCGAGTTGGCTATTGATTTCAACCACCGTTTCGAAAATGGATTGGGGATCAATTTAAGAGCTAATATCGATGATGCGAAGTCAGTATTTAGCGGGTACACTTCACAAAGAGGTACTGGATTAAATTATGATGGCCGTGTATACGGAGATATCTGGGGATATGAGACAGATCGTCTGTATCAGTATGATGACTTTGTGTTAGATGGCAACGGAAAACCTCAACTGGTTAGCCTGACTCCTGAGATGTCTAAATACAATACCAGCGGTGGTGGTAAAGCATACTTGCTGAAAGACGGACCAAATGGAGAAAAGGCAGTTTATCAGCCGAGATTCCAGAATTCAACCAATTTTTACTTCGGCCCGGGGGATGTTAAATTTAAAGACTTAAATGGCGACGGTGAGATTGATAACGGAAACGGAACAGTAGAAAATCCGGGTGATATGCGTATTATCGGAAACTCTACCCCACGTTATCAGTATGGATTCAGAATAGGTGCAGACTATAAAGGATTTGACCTTTCTGCATTCTTCCAGGGAGTAGGACAACGTAGTGTATGGGGAGTTGGATTCCTGGCTATTCCTGGTTTTAACGTTTCTGACGGAGCTATGCCGGCATCTTTTGTCAATGATTACTGGACTCCGGACAATCAGGATGCATTTTATCCTGCAGCATTTAACAATGCAGGTACATTAAATGTAAATAATATGCAGGTTCAATCGCGCTATTTGCTGGATATGTCTTATTTAAGAGTGAAAAACCTGACATTGGGTTATACCATTCCTAGAAATGTACTGGAGCGTGTTAAGATCAATAACTTAAGAGTATATGTTTCTCTGGAGAACTTCTTTACATGGGATAAATTAAACGGATTGCCTATCGATCCGGAAGAAGTGGAAGGAGAATCTATCTTTAATCCGACAAGCAGCAGAAGTCAAATCTCATTCGATGCCAATAGTTATAACGGAGGAAGAACAGGTGTCGGTACTCCAAGCTTTAAAAGTGCATCTTTTGGTATTCAGTTGAATTTTTAA
- a CDS encoding glycoside hydrolase family 18 protein, whose amino-acid sequence MKKFLILGITLLVTLVSCKKDVIWVPDGYGADQFVKPTTPYQPDLSFKTVVYLPSYRTVAAIDTTALESLTHVIYAFMQPKSDGSLVLQGTKENMQAAVKLVKRHNKKIVIAMNGVDSVFTTIVSNPQLRSKFIANIVSFTLQNQFDGVDMDWEYPRSNKANDVTFGIFMQELGAELHSWHRTLSMAVTAGIFAGTVKEGISKEAIDACDFVNLMAYDGIGTDSANPNHHASFGMAERVLNIWITEKGLPANKAVLGLPAYGKTAANAATPYRDLLAMGANANADEFTKDGKTYYYNGENTIRLKTQLAKQKGNGIMFWEWGQDAVGAQSLIKVGFAAAK is encoded by the coding sequence ATGAAGAAATTTTTAATATTGGGTATAACTCTTCTGGTAACATTGGTGTCCTGTAAGAAGGATGTTATCTGGGTGCCGGATGGTTACGGAGCAGATCAGTTTGTCAAGCCGACAACTCCTTATCAGCCAGATCTTTCATTTAAAACGGTTGTTTATCTGCCAAGCTACCGGACTGTTGCTGCTATAGATACCACAGCGTTGGAAAGTTTGACGCATGTGATATACGCGTTTATGCAGCCTAAGTCCGATGGGTCATTGGTTTTGCAGGGAACAAAGGAGAACATGCAGGCTGCAGTGAAATTGGTAAAGCGTCATAATAAGAAAATTGTAATCGCAATGAATGGTGTGGATTCCGTATTTACGACGATTGTTTCCAATCCGCAGTTGCGATCCAAGTTTATTGCAAATATAGTGAGCTTTACGCTTCAGAACCAGTTCGATGGTGTAGATATGGATTGGGAATACCCCAGATCCAATAAGGCGAATGATGTTACATTTGGCATATTTATGCAGGAGCTGGGTGCAGAGCTTCACTCCTGGCATCGTACATTAAGTATGGCTGTAACGGCAGGAATCTTTGCCGGAACTGTCAAAGAAGGAATCAGCAAAGAGGCTATCGATGCCTGTGATTTTGTTAACCTTATGGCCTATGATGGCATTGGAACAGATTCGGCCAATCCCAATCATCATGCAAGCTTTGGTATGGCAGAGCGTGTACTCAATATCTGGATAACAGAGAAAGGACTGCCGGCAAATAAGGCTGTTTTAGGCTTGCCGGCTTATGGGAAAACGGCGGCAAATGCAGCGACTCCATATCGGGATTTACTGGCAATGGGAGCGAATGCAAATGCTGATGAATTTACTAAAGATGGAAAAACCTATTATTACAATGGTGAAAATACCATCAGGCTGAAAACACAACTAGCCAAACAAAAAGGGAATGGAATTATGTTTTGGGAATGGGGTCAGGATGCTGTAGGAGCACAATCTTTAATAAAAGTGGGTTTTGCTGCTGCAAAGTAA
- a CDS encoding PKD domain-containing protein: protein MKTVKFLYLFIGLIILGCSKDEITSIGQQGEYIANFDFPEYAITAPAKVVLTNRSKNADKFQWQFDGAKIIDSKGKVQDVTTSEKMVPDTIFYELPGEYSVSLTTWQGDQKKEITKKIVIPKMQPKINVPENIAVYTDAQFSASIFTYPGKTVTYSWDFGNGVVSDLEKPVVKFTKEGSQVVKLTVNDGVETLTTEVAVDVKGELAKTIYFTDVITKKIYKYKLTTLAPSTVVDLGITTGVSPLGLSIGNGKVYLSDAGLGLRFSTGNNANGDGFVKYFNLDGTGETTLTKRSVVGASEYNLDPWMNTVDSDGNVWWTSRNNGVYVAAGGGVEIPYPNFKFRPTATNIPGFSSSTHFYSGIKEVNGEIWVSFTGTAGVGIHKFSKAGAFIGSLSGTIRSLGVRQFVVDQVNKQIYFAINRAGTYIPGIYRSDMDGNNIVAVYNDPAVMGFTATGFSDQGYVAPDNTNETIYVTGMDVDVDETGKGYLYFGYRNKADASGANAPQTVGSGSKSGVLRYKLGTNETPEFIIKGYAPYGIAIDQVKR, encoded by the coding sequence ATGAAGACAGTTAAATTTTTATACCTATTTATCGGCCTTATCATATTAGGCTGTTCAAAGGATGAGATAACCAGTATTGGCCAGCAGGGTGAGTATATCGCAAACTTTGATTTCCCGGAATATGCTATTACTGCTCCGGCAAAAGTAGTGCTGACAAACCGATCGAAGAATGCAGATAAATTTCAGTGGCAGTTTGACGGAGCAAAGATTATCGATAGTAAAGGGAAAGTACAGGATGTGACCACATCTGAAAAGATGGTTCCGGATACTATTTTTTATGAACTTCCGGGAGAATACAGTGTCAGTCTGACCACCTGGCAAGGTGATCAGAAAAAGGAGATTACGAAAAAAATCGTTATCCCTAAAATGCAGCCTAAGATTAATGTGCCTGAGAATATAGCCGTCTATACTGACGCACAATTCTCCGCCAGCATATTCACGTATCCTGGAAAAACGGTGACCTATAGCTGGGATTTTGGCAATGGAGTCGTTTCTGATTTAGAAAAACCTGTTGTTAAGTTTACAAAAGAAGGAAGTCAGGTTGTGAAGCTGACCGTTAACGACGGTGTAGAAACGCTAACAACAGAAGTAGCGGTAGATGTCAAAGGAGAACTGGCCAAAACCATTTATTTTACGGATGTCATTACCAAGAAAATCTACAAATATAAACTGACGACTTTGGCGCCATCTACCGTAGTTGATCTTGGAATTACCACCGGTGTCAGTCCTTTAGGTTTGTCTATAGGTAATGGCAAGGTTTATCTGTCAGATGCTGGTCTTGGATTGCGTTTTAGTACCGGTAACAATGCAAACGGAGATGGTTTTGTAAAATATTTTAATCTGGATGGAACTGGAGAGACTACCTTGACAAAGAGAAGTGTTGTTGGTGCATCCGAATATAATCTGGATCCTTGGATGAACACCGTTGACTCAGATGGTAACGTCTGGTGGACAAGCCGTAACAATGGCGTGTATGTAGCTGCAGGAGGAGGGGTAGAGATTCCTTATCCTAACTTTAAATTCAGACCTACAGCGACCAATATTCCCGGATTTTCTTCTTCTACACATTTCTATAGCGGGATAAAAGAGGTGAATGGGGAAATCTGGGTTTCGTTTACCGGTACAGCTGGCGTCGGAATTCATAAGTTCAGCAAGGCAGGGGCATTTATAGGCTCTCTTTCAGGAACAATTAGGTCTCTGGGTGTACGTCAGTTTGTGGTGGATCAAGTCAATAAGCAAATCTATTTTGCGATCAACAGAGCAGGAACATATATCCCTGGAATCTACCGTTCGGATATGGATGGCAATAATATTGTCGCCGTTTATAATGACCCGGCTGTAATGGGCTTTACTGCCACAGGCTTTAGTGACCAGGGTTATGTAGCACCGGATAATACAAATGAGACCATCTATGTAACCGGTATGGATGTCGATGTAGATGAGACCGGAAAGGGTTATCTATACTTTGGCTACCGTAATAAAGCTGATGCAAGCGGTGCAAATGCACCACAGACAGTGGGTTCGGGATCTAAATCCGGAGTCTTGAGATATAAGTTAGGAACAAATGAAACTCCTGAATTTATTATCAAAGGATATGCGCCTTATGGTATCGCTATTGATCAGGTAAAACGATAA
- a CDS encoding SusD/RagB family nutrient-binding outer membrane lipoprotein translates to MTRILKNITTVLALVVVSSCSKLDINENPVNPVTVPSTQRLAAIEANLAYSLYSQARWGAYHSYYLTTRTGNSNAQTDTWNYNSITRLGAWRWHYFDVGSNIIGQAGMIVRAKEEGSNNYIGVGKIMLALSYLSATDVFGDMPMKEAYIGSFNPLYDSQEEILKNILALLDEGVADLNNVGDQALSMTAKTDIIYQGDLNKWKGLAEAVRARVKLRTANFQNGHQELLTIVNNAITNFSDALYTYPKGSTSSWQRNLWGPSGPPPAGEAFQFADIKSDLETTLPTDVLMKSLTIDEVNKVYDPRLLKLTTPGANNKYLGAKMSEGLRDVNLPTGTVYQDFANLRNGFWTSDDSPYPILLKEELYFIKAETQFYLGDTEGALASYHTGIDLNLRRLGVAEGQIISYMGSAKVAQNASALTIADIMLQKYIALYLQGETWTDIRRYGYSKKAYPNLYYPRYALTEWTGRYIQRLPYDPQTEYVYNPKEIARLGASSRDWVFKPVWWAEKSTLKD, encoded by the coding sequence ATGACTAGAATTTTAAAAAACATAACAACAGTACTTGCCCTGGTCGTGGTAAGTTCGTGTAGTAAACTCGATATTAATGAGAACCCTGTGAATCCGGTAACCGTACCTTCTACACAGCGTTTGGCAGCAATAGAAGCCAATCTGGCGTACTCATTGTATTCTCAGGCACGCTGGGGAGCTTATCACAGCTATTACCTGACGACAAGAACTGGAAATAGTAATGCACAGACAGACACCTGGAATTACAACAGTATTACACGCCTGGGTGCATGGAGGTGGCATTATTTTGATGTAGGTAGTAATATTATCGGACAGGCAGGTATGATTGTCCGTGCTAAGGAAGAAGGGTCGAATAACTACATTGGTGTGGGCAAAATTATGCTTGCATTGAGTTACCTGAGTGCGACAGACGTATTTGGAGATATGCCAATGAAAGAAGCATATATAGGCTCTTTTAATCCGCTGTATGATAGCCAGGAAGAAATTCTGAAAAATATACTTGCTCTTCTGGATGAGGGTGTGGCTGATCTGAATAATGTAGGTGATCAGGCTTTGTCCATGACTGCCAAGACAGATATTATTTATCAGGGTGATCTTAATAAATGGAAAGGCTTGGCCGAAGCGGTAAGAGCTCGTGTAAAGTTGAGAACAGCTAATTTTCAAAACGGACATCAGGAGCTGCTGACAATTGTAAACAATGCAATAACAAATTTTTCCGATGCGCTTTATACTTATCCAAAAGGATCGACATCATCCTGGCAGCGCAATCTTTGGGGGCCTTCAGGTCCGCCTCCTGCCGGAGAGGCATTTCAGTTTGCTGATATCAAAAGTGATCTGGAAACCACTCTTCCAACAGATGTGCTTATGAAATCACTGACAATAGACGAAGTAAATAAGGTGTATGATCCTCGTTTACTTAAGCTGACAACGCCGGGAGCAAATAACAAATATCTGGGTGCTAAAATGTCTGAAGGTCTGCGGGATGTTAATCTTCCGACAGGGACTGTTTATCAGGATTTTGCAAACCTTCGAAACGGATTCTGGACTTCAGATGATTCTCCTTACCCGATCCTGTTAAAAGAAGAACTTTATTTTATCAAAGCTGAAACACAGTTTTACTTGGGAGATACAGAAGGTGCGCTGGCTTCTTACCATACAGGCATAGATCTGAATCTGAGAAGACTGGGTGTAGCTGAAGGGCAGATCATCAGTTATATGGGGTCAGCTAAGGTTGCACAGAATGCTTCCGCATTGACTATCGCTGATATTATGCTTCAAAAATATATCGCACTTTACCTGCAGGGAGAGACCTGGACAGATATCAGACGGTACGGATACAGCAAGAAGGCTTATCCAAATTTGTATTACCCAAGATATGCGCTTACAGAATGGACAGGGAGATATATTCAGCGTTTGCCTTATGATCCGCAGACAGAATATGTGTACAATCCTAAAGAAATTGCCCGCTTAGGTGCATCGTCCAGAGACTGGGTATTTAAACCGGTTTGGTGGGCAGAGAAGTCAACATTAAAAGATTAA
- a CDS encoding SusC/RagA family TonB-linked outer membrane protein, with protein MRKHLLLLLAMLVCLLDVVTAQELTISGVVTSQEDGKPILGASIKVVGTAIGAVTDASGNYKIKAAKGQTLSFSYIGMLAATRVVGESSVIDITLSPDMKGLDEVVVTAMGIERNKKSLTYSVQTVKGDDLRDANQSNVLNALQGQIAGAQISSSGGSPGLPTEIILRGSSTLTGDNQPLMIVDGIRVSNSSANGTVNRIADFNPADIEDISILKGAAAAALYGIDAASGAIIITTKKGKAGAMQINGSYKAFVETMGRTPRQQGIYTTGTGGVYDETSGSSWGRKFRYDETVYNNIDRFFQTAVTHDVNLNVNGGSEKLNYYMSGGYRNAGSMVPNTEQEKINFLLKGTAKLSSKLELTTSANYIKNNIQEGLGGVNSGGWINSILTYPLRYDILSYQKPNGEPLYSYIEAEDDGRNAMISPMWGVMRNPRNNDVERFVVNGRIDYKVADWVRLSYQLGQDFTASKYRIITTPGTPGTYFDGRVSESNTNTKYTTSIFNATFDRKFYNDFRATLILGGTSDYFDSKGVGYMGESLLVKDIFSPNVVERENLSLTDTWSRRQRYAIYGDFKLEYKNIVSVGVTGRNDWSSTLPKNARSFYSPSYSGSFSYSELFDHDSWFGKLRVSYAKVGKDAPIYRTNTNLVQAQTQGGGFVTSATGGNPDLRPEKTSEFEIGSELSLFKNRLNLDLTYYERKSIDMIMTPRVPLPSGYVIMTFNAGSLRNRGIEASLSGTPIKKDDFTWSSTLNAWRNTSKMLEFAGDIVTFKYTNAQLTAGTAATTLNDAVLGIVGTDYKRTDEGYVVVNADGYPIIDSKEKYIGNREPEFNIGWMNKFRYKDISLSFLWDFRFGGDILNASRQRMMSVGTAYDIGEWRDKEFVFNGVVQQNDGTYIKNEKSVVMDYSYFANNYYQVGTNFVEKVNWARVRYITLSYALPKIWSKRLGVNNLSLELSAQNPFVITNYSGGDPEVNSAGPNAGGSGASTMGVDNGAIPLPKSYSFGFNISL; from the coding sequence ATGAGAAAACATCTACTATTGCTGTTGGCAATGCTAGTGTGCCTTTTGGATGTGGTAACTGCTCAGGAACTAACAATTTCTGGAGTGGTCACATCACAGGAGGATGGAAAACCTATTTTGGGCGCTTCAATTAAAGTTGTGGGTACTGCCATTGGAGCAGTGACCGATGCAAGTGGTAATTATAAGATCAAGGCTGCTAAAGGGCAGACTCTTTCTTTTAGTTACATTGGGATGTTGGCTGCCACACGTGTGGTAGGTGAATCGTCTGTAATAGACATTACTTTGTCGCCTGACATGAAAGGTCTGGATGAGGTGGTGGTCACAGCAATGGGAATTGAGCGTAATAAAAAGAGCCTTACCTATTCCGTGCAGACTGTAAAAGGAGACGATCTCCGGGATGCCAATCAATCGAATGTCCTGAATGCATTACAAGGGCAGATCGCAGGAGCGCAGATTTCATCTTCCGGAGGTTCGCCGGGACTGCCGACAGAAATTATTCTCCGGGGATCGAGTACACTGACGGGGGACAACCAGCCACTGATGATCGTGGATGGTATCCGTGTGAGTAATTCTTCTGCTAATGGAACGGTCAACCGGATTGCGGACTTTAATCCTGCTGATATTGAGGATATCTCCATATTAAAAGGAGCGGCTGCGGCAGCACTCTATGGTATTGATGCCGCTTCCGGTGCAATCATTATTACAACTAAAAAAGGTAAAGCCGGAGCGATGCAGATCAATGGATCGTACAAGGCATTTGTCGAGACCATGGGACGTACACCTCGTCAGCAAGGTATTTATACTACCGGAACAGGAGGAGTATACGATGAAACCTCAGGAAGTTCATGGGGTCGGAAATTCAGATATGATGAGACTGTGTACAATAATATAGATCGTTTCTTTCAAACGGCTGTAACGCATGATGTCAATCTGAACGTCAATGGAGGTAGTGAGAAATTAAATTACTACATGTCCGGAGGATACCGCAATGCAGGATCCATGGTGCCTAATACAGAGCAGGAGAAAATCAACTTCCTGTTAAAAGGAACAGCTAAATTAAGTTCAAAACTGGAACTGACCACTTCTGCAAATTACATTAAAAACAATATTCAGGAAGGTCTTGGAGGAGTAAACTCAGGAGGATGGATTAATAGTATTCTGACTTATCCACTCAGATACGATATTCTTTCGTATCAGAAACCCAATGGAGAACCCTTGTATTCGTATATTGAGGCAGAGGATGATGGACGTAATGCAATGATCTCACCTATGTGGGGTGTTATGCGTAATCCGCGAAACAACGACGTGGAACGTTTTGTGGTCAATGGAAGAATTGATTACAAAGTCGCAGACTGGGTGAGACTTTCGTATCAGCTGGGACAGGATTTTACAGCATCCAAGTACCGTATTATCACCACGCCGGGAACTCCGGGGACTTATTTTGATGGCCGGGTTTCAGAATCCAACACGAATACAAAGTATACAACATCGATATTCAATGCCACATTTGACCGTAAATTCTATAACGATTTCCGTGCAACGTTGATCTTGGGAGGAACAAGTGATTACTTTGATAGTAAAGGCGTTGGTTATATGGGTGAAAGTCTGCTCGTAAAGGATATCTTCTCTCCGAATGTGGTGGAGCGTGAAAACCTTAGCCTTACAGATACATGGTCCAGACGTCAGCGCTATGCAATCTATGGGGATTTCAAATTGGAGTACAAAAACATCGTTTCTGTTGGGGTAACGGGACGTAATGACTGGTCTTCTACTTTGCCTAAAAATGCACGTTCATTCTATTCGCCATCCTACTCCGGTAGTTTTAGCTATAGCGAACTGTTTGATCATGATTCCTGGTTTGGTAAGTTACGTGTGAGTTATGCCAAAGTAGGTAAGGATGCACCTATTTACCGTACCAATACCAATCTGGTGCAGGCGCAGACACAGGGAGGTGGATTCGTGACCAGTGCTACAGGAGGTAATCCGGATCTGAGACCGGAGAAAACCAGTGAGTTTGAGATCGGATCAGAATTAAGTTTGTTTAAAAACCGACTGAATCTGGATTTAACCTACTATGAACGTAAGAGTATTGATATGATTATGACTCCTCGGGTACCTCTGCCTTCGGGATATGTCATTATGACTTTCAATGCAGGTTCACTGCGTAATCGTGGAATCGAAGCTTCCCTTAGCGGAACACCAATTAAGAAAGATGATTTTACGTGGTCATCAACACTAAACGCATGGCGTAATACTTCAAAAATGCTAGAATTTGCGGGAGATATTGTGACATTCAAATATACGAATGCACAGCTTACTGCCGGTACAGCCGCAACAACGCTTAATGATGCTGTGTTGGGAATTGTGGGTACTGACTATAAAAGAACAGATGAAGGATATGTTGTTGTAAATGCAGATGGTTACCCGATCATTGATTCTAAAGAAAAGTATATCGGAAACCGTGAGCCTGAATTTAATATCGGCTGGATGAACAAGTTTCGGTATAAAGATATCAGCCTTTCTTTTTTATGGGATTTCAGATTCGGAGGAGATATTCTGAATGCCAGTCGTCAGCGTATGATGTCTGTAGGTACAGCATATGATATCGGAGAATGGAGGGATAAAGAATTTGTGTTCAATGGTGTTGTGCAGCAAAATGACGGAACGTACATCAAGAACGAGAAATCAGTGGTGATGGATTACAGTTACTTTGCAAATAACTACTATCAGGTAGGAACAAACTTTGTTGAAAAGGTAAACTGGGCTCGTGTGCGCTATATCACATTAAGCTATGCGTTGCCGAAGATATGGTCCAAACGATTGGGTGTAAATAACCTGAGTCTGGAGTTGTCTGCGCAGAATCCTTTCGTTATTACTAATTATTCGGGAGGAGATCCGGAGGTAAACAGTGCCGGACCAAATGCTGGTGGCTCCGGAGCCAGTACGATGGGAGTAGATAATGGCGCTATTCCATTGCCTAAATCCTACTCTTTTGGTTTTAATATTTCTTTATAA